In the Endozoicomonas sp. SCSIO W0465 genome, ATAAGGACATGAACTTTCAGTGCACAACCGCCGCATTTACCGTGTCTCACGAACCATAGGGCTTTGTGATCCTTGGCTCACTCGCCCAGAGACTCAGCCTTATATGCGATTTCTGTACGTCGGCTCGCACCTTTGCACTCAGACTGCCTCCGCACAGCCCCTCGCGGGACTGCACTTGCCTTAAGCTAGTGGTTGTCATCAGCAGGCGTCTTTACCGCCAGTCAGATGTAGGTTCTCCCACAGGGGACTTTCACCCCATCAGTTCATGCCCATGCCGGGCGTACCAAGTAGTAGAGCGTCCATTGTTCATCCCGCATAACGTGTAGCCAGTGCAAAGAGCCCTCGGCCCGCATACCCGTTTCATCGGCTCCGGCAACAGACGATTCCCGCAAGGCGTCACGAATAACCTCTTCAGTAGAAGCCAGATTTTCATAGGTTCTGGCCACAAAATTGGCGACAGTGCCTGCACTTACACTCATTTTATAGAGAGTATTAAAATACTCTGACACGCGCTTAAAAGGCAGGAAATGGTATTGGTTAAGATAGACGGCCATAGCCTGTGTGGCTGAGCCATATTGTGCGGCAGCGGTAACACCTTCCGGGAATTCAGCCTGATTCCGACAACCACAAGTGCAGATTTTTACTTCAGCTCTATGGGCCGTTACTTCAAATTCACCCGGTCTCCCTGGTTCAAACACCTGTCGTTCAATATATTTGACCGGCTCACTATCAAGAAGAGACGCCTGACATTTATTGCATTCTTTAACCGGAAGGTACTCAATATAGTCAGGGATATCGACCTGTTTAAGACAAGTGCCCTGATGCCCTTTCTTTCCACCGGCTTTATTACCAGAAGACTGTCTCAGACTTTTAGGATTGGGTTTTTCATCCGATGGATCGGTACCTTTATCTGCGGAAAGGTCGTCAGAATGATCTGGAGAATTACTGTTTTTACAAGG is a window encoding:
- a CDS encoding transposase, with the protein product MIPELPATMSAEILLKENAELRMRVACLEERCRELEEKVGKNSQNSSKPPSSDGYQKPCKNSNSPDHSDDLSADKGTDPSDEKPNPKSLRQSSGNKAGGKKGHQGTCLKQVDIPDYIEYLPVKECNKCQASLLDSEPVKYIERQVFEPGRPGEFEVTAHRAEVKICTCGCRNQAEFPEGVTAAAQYGSATQAMAVYLNQYHFLPFKRVSEYFNTLYKMSVSAGTVANFVARTYENLASTEEVIRDALRESSVAGADETGMRAEGSLHWLHVMRDEQWTLYYLVRPAWA